In Acidianus brierleyi, one genomic interval encodes:
- a CDS encoding TM1812 family CRISPR-associated protein: protein MSNLDQKCLIYIAGDVSNYSPVKYKFADKEVTSFFSAHALSKIFEVEKIIALLPDSLIQHEKRPMDIETMKKGYKKLVLDRTNFLKNKGDINEQTVSDIESFISDLTIEVIPNVGIGQAIKVDKNGEVLKTEINGKQQLQRSAYSESRNPVFIFNVIYTIFHENKSYEILLDLTHGTNVLTSTALTTGALFKTRFFAAPIMAPIQNEVNIVELTEIVEAMKDSLMINSSIQELDERYFRDYRDKLNSPNLNPNNFNEEKTTISKIKGKDPGKVIDLLWNLRNGFTVSAVHSMSDVEHYSQQLETDVNELSNYYREWYNHKSLENIKELVISNFYSTLEVRNILIPGNDIDKLHELISLYIKAKLYDKALSLARELPVATCLDSNGGGKFDDDNWKYKCCEDLVTSYLRQKHGELIEKRNYLMHGGLSKDMKVNVKDGNINEENPIKRENIEKYIKESLESDLEDTIRYVKDSSVL, encoded by the coding sequence ATGTCAAATCTGGATCAAAAATGTTTGATATACATAGCGGGAGATGTCTCAAACTATAGTCCGGTTAAATACAAATTTGCAGATAAAGAAGTAACGTCTTTCTTTTCGGCTCATGCTCTGTCTAAAATATTCGAAGTAGAGAAAATAATAGCATTACTTCCAGATAGTCTAATACAACATGAAAAACGCCCTATGGATATAGAAACCATGAAGAAAGGATACAAGAAGCTTGTTTTGGATAGAACTAATTTTCTCAAAAATAAAGGTGATATAAACGAACAAACTGTATCAGATATTGAATCTTTCATTAGTGATCTTACCATTGAAGTTATACCTAACGTGGGGATAGGCCAGGCAATAAAAGTAGACAAAAACGGAGAAGTATTAAAAACAGAGATTAATGGGAAACAACAACTGCAAAGATCAGCTTATTCCGAATCTAGAAATCCAGTTTTTATCTTTAATGTTATATACACGATCTTCCATGAGAACAAAAGTTACGAAATACTTCTAGATTTAACTCATGGAACTAACGTTTTAACTTCGACGGCCTTAACTACTGGAGCTTTATTTAAAACAAGATTTTTTGCAGCGCCTATAATGGCACCTATCCAAAACGAAGTAAATATTGTAGAGCTTACAGAAATTGTTGAGGCAATGAAGGATTCTTTGATGATAAATTCTTCCATTCAAGAATTGGACGAAAGATATTTTAGAGATTATAGGGATAAATTAAATAGTCCTAATCTTAATCCTAATAATTTTAATGAAGAAAAAACGACTATTAGTAAAATAAAGGGAAAAGATCCTGGCAAAGTAATAGATCTTTTGTGGAACTTAAGAAATGGTTTTACAGTTAGTGCTGTGCATTCGATGTCTGATGTTGAACATTATTCGCAACAACTTGAAACAGACGTAAACGAACTTTCCAATTATTACAGAGAATGGTATAATCATAAAAGTTTGGAAAATATAAAAGAATTGGTAATTTCCAATTTTTATTCAACATTGGAAGTTAGGAATATTCTTATCCCAGGGAATGATATAGATAAGTTACACGAATTGATCTCATTATATATTAAAGCAAAACTTTACGATAAGGCTTTATCCTTAGCTAGAGAATTACCAGTAGCTACATGTCTCGATTCTAACGGTGGAGGAAAATTTGATGATGATAATTGGAAATATAAGTGTTGTGAAGATTTAGTAACGTCTTATCTAAGACAAAAACATGGAGAACTGATAGAAAAAAGAAATTATTTAATGCATGGAGGATTATCCAAGGACATGAAGGTTAATGTAAAAGATGGAAATATAAATGAGGAAAATCCAATAAAAAGAGAAAATATAGAGAAATATATAAAAGAATCTCTAGAAAGCGATTTGGAAGATACAATTAGATATGTAAAGGATAGTTCAGTTTTATAA
- a CDS encoding YncE family protein, whose translation MSIFKLLHISILGIILLSILGISFSVGSISVGNGPSYGVYSNGRIFIIAQQANELQEIRDNKIVNTVKLPIYPHSVPFRLASLGNYLFIAYQKGPVIELNDKSGKIITAFHIPRIGKYPAIISAHNFIIVSASYGDKLYFIFNNSVKNVSVMNGPQALAYDNFTNVVYVGGYKSNLIYRISFSSMKIVDNFSINDTTVDAMTFIPPNELAVATYEQQLEIINLSNNKIVSVTTFENGINGYSSLIYDPYDSYLFLSLPHHDNQVAIINKEGKIVSQVTVGNSPNGLVYDPLNHEIYVMNYASSSVSYFASPIPSIVSHKYHSSNFLQDL comes from the coding sequence ATGTCTATATTTAAACTCTTACATATTTCAATTTTAGGTATAATATTGTTGAGTATACTTGGCATATCTTTTTCAGTTGGTTCAATATCTGTAGGGAATGGTCCCAGTTACGGAGTTTATTCTAATGGAAGGATTTTTATTATAGCCCAACAAGCTAATGAGTTGCAAGAAATTAGGGATAATAAAATAGTTAATACTGTTAAACTTCCAATTTATCCTCATTCTGTTCCTTTTAGATTGGCTTCTCTTGGGAATTATCTTTTTATAGCATATCAAAAAGGGCCAGTTATAGAACTAAATGATAAATCTGGTAAGATTATAACGGCTTTTCATATTCCCCGTATAGGAAAGTATCCTGCAATAATTTCTGCCCATAATTTTATCATAGTTTCTGCATCTTATGGTGATAAACTGTATTTTATTTTTAATAATTCAGTAAAGAACGTCAGTGTTATGAACGGCCCTCAAGCCTTAGCTTATGATAATTTTACTAACGTGGTTTATGTAGGAGGATATAAGAGTAATTTGATTTATAGAATTTCGTTTTCTTCAATGAAAATTGTTGACAATTTTTCTATAAATGATACTACAGTGGATGCTATGACTTTTATTCCTCCTAATGAGTTGGCCGTTGCAACTTATGAGCAACAATTGGAAATTATAAATCTTAGTAATAATAAAATAGTTAGTGTAACAACTTTCGAAAATGGTATAAACGGATATTCGTCTCTAATTTATGATCCCTACGATTCTTATCTATTTCTATCTCTTCCTCACCATGATAATCAAGTGGCAATAATTAATAAAGAAGGAAAAATAGTATCTCAAGTTACTGTAGGTAATTCTCCTAACGGTCTTGTTTACGATCCCTTAAATCATGAAATTTATGTTATGAATTATGCTTCATCTTCTGTAAGTTATTTTGCGTCCCCTATTCCTTCAATAGTATCCCATAAATATCATTCGAGTAACTTTTTACAAGATTTATGA
- a CDS encoding 2'-5' RNA ligase family protein yields MRNSYIIEIRPILEKYKLKQIMRKIRSISYLKVHRVPHITLVYNFRPLVAPLKIMEVIKEVSNRYGNLEFYYDKYEIKNGKEGYTIALGIRPNNELLQFREDLYKSLKNYIKERSDAKFYNENFWFHAGISFHLSCKVVKNISNNKEMLQILSRFLYEAKVLRITLVNTGKIVYEYDILNKKILNRAEALSLVELEKTYEKYREKYLKIEVNPKSLDKIWFIADTHFGHKNIIKYSARPFVDVTTMNEHIKNKWNEMISNDDIVYIVGDFARRDFKNYVNFLNGKKIFIQGNHDPPAIGVKQLELQLNNYKFILSHYPTNLNSYNAWLIHGHVHNNRLRKYPFINSKIKTINVGVDVTKFYPVNLKWILNLIETKSDYLYLPPKII; encoded by the coding sequence ATGAGAAATAGCTATATCATAGAAATAAGACCAATTCTAGAGAAATATAAATTAAAACAAATAATGCGAAAGATTAGATCTATAAGTTATTTGAAAGTACATAGAGTACCTCATATTACTCTCGTATATAATTTCCGACCATTAGTAGCTCCGCTTAAAATAATGGAAGTTATTAAAGAAGTATCTAATAGATATGGCAATTTAGAATTTTATTACGATAAATACGAGATAAAAAATGGGAAAGAAGGATATACGATAGCCTTAGGTATAAGGCCTAATAATGAACTTCTTCAATTTAGGGAAGACCTTTATAAGAGCCTAAAAAATTATATAAAAGAAAGGTCTGACGCTAAATTCTATAACGAGAACTTCTGGTTTCATGCTGGCATTTCTTTTCATTTATCATGTAAAGTAGTAAAAAATATTTCAAACAATAAAGAAATGCTCCAAATTTTATCTCGTTTTTTGTATGAAGCTAAGGTATTAAGGATAACACTCGTAAATACGGGTAAAATAGTCTATGAGTACGATATATTAAATAAGAAAATTCTCAATAGAGCAGAGGCCTTATCATTAGTTGAACTAGAGAAAACATATGAGAAATATAGGGAAAAGTACCTAAAAATAGAAGTAAATCCTAAAAGTTTAGATAAAATATGGTTCATAGCTGACACACACTTTGGACATAAAAATATAATTAAATATTCTGCAAGGCCTTTCGTAGACGTTACTACAATGAACGAACACATAAAAAATAAGTGGAATGAGATGATATCTAATGACGATATAGTTTATATAGTAGGGGATTTTGCTAGAAGAGATTTTAAAAATTACGTTAATTTCCTAAATGGGAAAAAGATCTTTATACAAGGTAATCATGATCCTCCAGCGATAGGAGTAAAGCAATTAGAACTACAACTAAACAATTATAAATTCATACTCTCACACTATCCAACTAATTTGAATTCTTATAATGCGTGGCTAATCCATGGTCATGTGCATAATAACAGACTGAGAAAGTACCCATTCATTAACTCTAAAATAAAGACAATTAATGTTGGCGTTGACGTAACAAAATTTTACCCTGTAAACCTGAAATGGATACTAAATCTAATAGAAACTAAGAGTGACTATTTATATTTACCACCTAAAATTATTTAA
- a CDS encoding S-methyl-5-thioribose-1-phosphate isomerase: protein MKVSVKELKEIFKPKVTPIIWDDKNNVLTLLDQSALPFETTYVNLKTPEEVSSAIKSMKVRGAPAIGITAAYGMVLSIISSQNFEEALSSLSKAKTILDKARPTAVNLSWATSYMLSKAKDLVDNGEARNVGELISLMKEEAKKIFDAELEAELQMGIYGLEKINDGDTVLTQCNAGGLATGTGVGTALAPVKVANALGIKVSVIAPETRPWLQGSRLTVYELMTEGIPVTLIADTAVGLVMYKNMVNSIMVGADRILSDGHVYNKIGTFKEAVIGHELGIPFYALAPVTTFDMKSRVEDVVIEERDPDEVRTVRGVPIAPEGVKVYNPVFDVTPPKYVTAIITEKGIIYPPYDKNVRKVIER, encoded by the coding sequence ATGAAGGTCTCTGTAAAAGAATTAAAAGAGATTTTTAAACCTAAGGTTACTCCAATAATTTGGGACGATAAAAACAACGTTCTGACTCTCTTGGATCAATCGGCTTTGCCTTTTGAAACTACTTACGTAAATTTGAAGACTCCTGAAGAGGTTTCTTCCGCAATAAAATCGATGAAAGTAAGGGGAGCTCCTGCAATAGGAATAACAGCGGCTTACGGTATGGTTTTGTCAATTATTTCTTCACAGAATTTTGAGGAAGCTCTTTCTTCTTTGTCCAAGGCTAAGACCATCCTTGATAAGGCTAGGCCTACTGCGGTTAATTTAAGTTGGGCAACTTCTTACATGCTCTCAAAAGCTAAGGATTTAGTAGATAATGGAGAGGCAAGAAATGTAGGGGAATTAATTTCTTTGATGAAGGAGGAAGCTAAGAAGATTTTTGACGCTGAATTAGAGGCTGAACTTCAGATGGGTATTTACGGATTGGAAAAGATTAACGATGGAGATACTGTGCTTACCCAATGTAATGCTGGTGGTTTGGCTACTGGAACTGGTGTTGGTACTGCTTTGGCTCCCGTTAAGGTAGCCAATGCTTTAGGAATAAAAGTCTCCGTCATTGCTCCAGAAACTAGGCCGTGGCTTCAAGGTAGTAGGTTAACGGTTTATGAACTAATGACTGAAGGTATTCCAGTTACTTTGATTGCTGATACAGCAGTAGGTCTCGTAATGTATAAGAATATGGTAAATAGTATTATGGTTGGTGCTGATAGGATACTTTCGGACGGTCACGTTTACAATAAAATAGGTACTTTTAAGGAGGCAGTAATAGGTCACGAACTAGGAATTCCTTTTTACGCTTTAGCTCCAGTGACAACTTTTGACATGAAGAGTAGGGTAGAGGACGTAGTAATAGAAGAAAGGGATCCAGACGAAGTTAGGACAGTTAGGGGAGTCCCCATTGCACCAGAGGGCGTTAAGGTCTATAATCCAGTTTTTGACGTTACTCCTCCTAAGTACGTTACTGCAATAATTACAGAAAAAGGAATAATATATCCTCCCTACGATAAAAATGTTAGGAAAGTTATTGAGAGATGA
- a CDS encoding MBL fold metallo-hydrolase, whose product MKVYEINLTLVKSFLIEGKEDILIDSGTPGSGKKIISRLKELGKDPNKISYVIFTHSHEDHIGGASELGEKKFFIHQNGLDYLKEGKIRKPQIHSPIKILFKIASPFLMKPFKGVNGEAIKEGEFLQGIEIIYTPGHTDDSISIYLPEINSIIVGDTLGGKLKPPSIYENYDELQKSIEKIKELKPKNIYVSHGKSFISQ is encoded by the coding sequence ATGAAAGTTTACGAAATAAACCTAACTTTAGTCAAATCCTTCCTCATAGAAGGAAAAGAGGATATTCTAATAGATTCAGGAACCCCAGGGAGTGGAAAAAAGATAATATCTAGGCTAAAGGAGTTAGGAAAAGATCCAAACAAAATATCCTACGTAATTTTCACTCATTCACATGAGGATCATATAGGGGGAGCTTCAGAATTAGGAGAAAAGAAATTTTTCATCCATCAAAACGGGCTTGATTACTTAAAGGAAGGAAAAATAAGAAAACCTCAAATCCACTCACCCATAAAGATACTTTTCAAGATCGCGTCGCCCTTCCTGATGAAACCATTCAAAGGAGTGAACGGAGAAGCAATTAAAGAAGGAGAATTCCTACAAGGTATAGAAATAATTTATACTCCCGGACATACAGATGATTCAATTTCTATATATCTACCAGAAATTAACTCAATAATAGTAGGAGACACTCTTGGAGGAAAATTGAAACCGCCATCAATTTATGAAAATTACGACGAACTCCAAAAAAGTATAGAAAAAATTAAGGAATTAAAGCCTAAAAACATTTACGTATCTCACGGAAAAAGTTTCATCTCTCAATAA
- a CDS encoding DUF973 family protein — MAQSPDMEGLNKLKDSSLWFTIVTLITAIGIFYSQAAILTIVAIVLLIIKAIPSLRDTFNFFKSTGKDVDRGIQGLNYILWGYIILFIAGIFGLLSFMSIFSLNLAIVGFFGAITALLIIVGVLIIFISYLFIGLSVYNLGVFYNNDFMKIGGILIIIPGINFIGWILTYVGSDDTIRKIQGIQPFNFPAYQPIYQVGNGILRLDGTCFFSLYSPIQGVQITSAILQELNFSATDIQPNILIQGVNNISIKFQILGSGIVGKLYTVVVTLSNGQVIPVKVALTGT; from the coding sequence ATGGCTCAAAGTCCAGATATGGAGGGTTTAAATAAGTTAAAAGATTCTTCATTGTGGTTCACCATAGTCACATTAATTACTGCAATAGGAATTTTTTATTCTCAAGCAGCTATTTTAACTATTGTAGCTATTGTTCTTTTAATAATAAAGGCAATACCCAGTTTGAGAGATACTTTCAATTTCTTTAAAAGTACTGGGAAGGACGTAGATAGGGGAATTCAAGGATTAAATTATATATTATGGGGTTATATAATATTATTTATAGCTGGAATTTTTGGATTACTTTCGTTTATGTCTATATTTTCTCTAAATCTTGCAATAGTAGGATTTTTTGGAGCAATAACGGCCTTGCTCATAATTGTAGGAGTATTAATTATATTCATTTCCTATCTCTTCATAGGTCTATCTGTTTATAATTTGGGAGTATTTTATAATAATGATTTCATGAAAATCGGTGGTATTTTAATAATTATTCCAGGTATTAATTTTATAGGTTGGATTTTAACTTACGTAGGTAGTGACGATACTATAAGAAAGATTCAAGGAATTCAACCTTTTAATTTTCCTGCATACCAACCAATATATCAAGTAGGAAACGGAATACTTAGATTAGATGGAACTTGTTTCTTTTCATTATATTCTCCAATTCAAGGAGTTCAAATAACTAGCGCTATATTACAAGAATTAAATTTCTCTGCAACAGATATACAACCTAATATTCTAATACAAGGCGTAAATAATATTTCTATAAAGTTCCAGATATTGGGCAGTGGAATAGTAGGTAAACTATATACAGTTGTTGTAACTCTTTCTAACGGCCAAGTAATTCCTGTAAAAGTAGCTTTAACTGGTACTTAG
- a CDS encoding MFS transporter: protein MPIPEKLKRFLIGNSALSFSTPIIQMTLLWLIYKEIQNPLLFIPIASARPISQVLISPLAGYVSDKFDRRKANFILGIFARLSSLTVVIFLIFHSILFIIFFFILRVIFSMFSVMIGSVAFYQIVPREMQKQAIFINRIVYESSEIAGTISWYFLLSYLGVFTAILGLIISMIGGIIFYTFQMGGGHENVSLSSGFKLFKEKNVLRLTTFGTASIQGAIWMIVSYAPALIIIYHGTSLIYDISQVIFSLSFIIGSWIMKRFKSVLKIIAYTLPIYFSIFILMIIHNPWIVVYGLGAIGIADSIYEIYWLRGMQNGAGEELLGSAIGVDEFVTAISRLSFSLLAGYLYTTVMLLVPFSGLLTMSAVTLWYIKNINILKKISVD, encoded by the coding sequence ATGCCAATACCGGAAAAGCTTAAACGCTTTCTAATAGGTAATTCTGCACTATCTTTCAGTACCCCTATAATACAGATGACCTTACTTTGGTTGATATATAAGGAAATTCAGAATCCATTACTTTTCATTCCAATAGCTTCTGCAAGACCAATTTCTCAGGTCTTGATTTCCCCATTAGCCGGCTACGTTAGCGATAAGTTTGACAGGAGGAAAGCTAACTTCATTTTAGGCATATTTGCAAGACTTTCTTCTCTTACGGTAGTAATATTCCTCATCTTCCATTCGATATTATTTATAATATTTTTCTTTATTTTACGAGTTATTTTTTCTATGTTCAGTGTAATGATAGGCTCAGTAGCTTTTTATCAAATTGTACCAAGGGAGATGCAAAAACAAGCCATCTTCATAAATAGGATAGTTTACGAAAGTTCTGAAATTGCCGGTACAATTAGTTGGTATTTTTTACTTTCATATTTAGGAGTTTTTACTGCAATTTTAGGATTAATAATTTCCATGATAGGAGGAATAATATTTTATACTTTTCAAATGGGAGGAGGCCACGAAAACGTTTCGCTATCTTCAGGCTTTAAGCTCTTTAAAGAGAAGAACGTTCTAAGACTTACGACATTCGGTACTGCTTCAATACAAGGAGCTATATGGATGATAGTCTCATACGCTCCTGCATTAATTATAATTTACCATGGAACATCATTAATTTACGACATTTCCCAAGTAATCTTTTCATTATCATTCATTATAGGAAGCTGGATAATGAAAAGATTCAAGTCTGTACTAAAAATAATAGCATACACGTTACCAATATATTTCTCTATTTTTATTTTAATGATAATACATAACCCTTGGATAGTAGTTTACGGTTTAGGTGCAATAGGAATAGCGGACTCAATATACGAAATTTACTGGTTAAGAGGAATGCAAAATGGAGCAGGAGAAGAACTTTTAGGAAGTGCAATAGGAGTAGATGAATTCGTTACTGCAATTTCCAGACTATCTTTCTCGTTGTTAGCAGGATATTTATACACTACTGTAATGCTATTAGTTCCATTCTCAGGATTACTTACAATGAGTGCAGTTACATTATGGTATATAAAAAATATTAACATACTTAAGAAAATTAGTGTAGACTAA
- a CDS encoding GNAT family N-acetyltransferase produces MDKYTLKDYYTWSLEGDKVFVLDEDNKIAGIVDLIDKGEYVLIDMLAKNILVKSEKVGSRLLEFSEDYSLKLGKNMIMIEALDTASNFYRKFDYIAKEKRFDKEWGILTIMIKYIDALNYANNKIAIQSSKI; encoded by the coding sequence ATGGATAAATACACACTTAAGGACTACTATACTTGGAGTTTAGAAGGGGATAAAGTATTCGTACTAGACGAAGATAACAAAATAGCTGGAATAGTAGATCTAATAGATAAAGGTGAATACGTTCTTATAGATATGTTGGCTAAAAATATACTGGTAAAATCAGAAAAAGTAGGAAGCAGATTGCTAGAATTTTCAGAAGATTATTCTTTAAAATTGGGAAAGAACATGATAATGATAGAAGCCTTAGATACTGCAAGCAATTTCTACAGGAAATTCGATTATATAGCTAAAGAGAAGAGGTTTGATAAAGAATGGGGAATATTAACCATAATGATAAAATACATAGATGCATTGAATTACGCTAATAATAAAATAGCTATTCAATCAAGCAAAATATGA
- a CDS encoding alkaline phosphatase family protein → MNLYDVSREIKSVLKEDKRDVDSFGIKNNKLALVLIDGLGWNISKDIKTSINPRQIDSIFPSITVTVFATLLTAKKPGEHGILGWRIINKENGTIENLMEKLKKENIEVDTYFQNTNSLFIMPEVATKSLMGKLKVIPYFTYWDGLYKFRTALDRSDNDFVFFYIPYVDAASHLYGPNHEVTLNTAKEVVQKIDCISSYFKEKYSILVTADHGHTEITRTIDLKKDKEFMTEMDFPPYGDHRSLMFKGKLPKSLLKYGINVIEGEKVEEILGGNKNKPDYVLIPKDDNIIIYWEDDRKHEFKGSHGGLTEDEMKIPLYLYQ, encoded by the coding sequence ATGAATTTATATGACGTATCAAGGGAAATAAAATCCGTTCTAAAAGAGGATAAAAGGGATGTAGATTCATTTGGAATAAAAAACAATAAGCTAGCATTAGTTCTAATTGATGGACTTGGTTGGAATATATCTAAAGATATAAAGACCTCTATTAATCCTAGGCAGATAGATTCAATATTTCCAAGTATAACTGTAACAGTTTTTGCAACGTTGCTTACAGCAAAGAAACCTGGAGAGCACGGAATTCTAGGTTGGAGAATTATTAATAAAGAGAACGGAACTATTGAAAATCTAATGGAAAAACTAAAGAAGGAGAACATTGAAGTTGACACGTATTTTCAGAATACTAATTCATTATTTATCATGCCAGAAGTTGCTACAAAGAGCCTAATGGGAAAATTAAAGGTAATTCCTTACTTTACTTATTGGGACGGACTATATAAATTTAGGACAGCTCTTGATAGATCTGATAATGATTTCGTTTTCTTTTATATTCCTTACGTTGATGCCGCTTCTCATCTCTATGGCCCTAATCACGAGGTTACCTTAAATACTGCAAAGGAAGTTGTTCAAAAAATAGACTGTATTTCAAGCTATTTTAAGGAAAAGTATTCAATATTAGTTACAGCAGATCATGGACATACTGAAATAACAAGAACTATCGATCTAAAGAAGGATAAGGAATTTATGACTGAAATGGATTTTCCGCCTTACGGAGATCATAGAAGCTTAATGTTCAAAGGAAAATTGCCAAAAAGCCTTCTTAAATACGGAATTAATGTTATTGAGGGAGAAAAAGTTGAAGAAATTCTTGGAGGCAATAAAAATAAGCCAGACTACGTTCTCATACCTAAGGACGATAATATAATTATTTATTGGGAAGACGATAGGAAACATGAATTCAAGGGTAGTCATGGAGGTTTAACTGAAGACGAAATGAAGATACCGTTATATCTTTATCAATAA
- a CDS encoding MFS transporter: MKNPLKEWDDKKLSLFHIKTMLVAGAGTFVDGYDLTVGSLVLTIIEESQGINLESVSEILFLSVILGNFLGAIIFGYLAKHGRKKFYGIDAMLMTIGAVMQAFAYTPILLSVVRFLLGIGIGADYVLSPLVNAEYANKKDRGKLMAISGGLMWNLGALLSVITVLVLSTFLPSDLLWRISLALGSLPALIVIYARRKFPETPRYLLYIKGDLKSLNKFYDIKLTETPQSNVNWSILIIPLILASATWYLFDVSAYAGVFFGPNVIAKSIGVNGIIFELIVLTIFAIPGNVISAFFADRAGRKPLQTIGFLGMGVFIIAFAIIGSKLALPLYGIYSLMAQVGPGTIVGFWGVELFPTMIRSITSAITVMSGRLGVITTALLFPLIIHSYGVQSTLIVLGILSLIASALTLFLRETKDKSLDELELLREKV, encoded by the coding sequence ATGAAAAATCCTCTTAAAGAATGGGATGATAAAAAACTCTCTCTTTTTCATATAAAAACAATGTTAGTAGCAGGAGCAGGTACTTTTGTAGACGGATACGATTTAACTGTAGGTTCCTTAGTGTTAACAATAATTGAAGAGAGCCAAGGTATAAACTTAGAATCGGTATCAGAAATCCTTTTTTTATCAGTTATTTTAGGAAATTTTTTAGGGGCAATAATATTTGGTTATTTAGCTAAGCATGGTAGAAAGAAGTTCTACGGAATAGATGCAATGCTAATGACTATAGGAGCAGTAATGCAAGCATTTGCATATACTCCTATTTTGTTATCAGTAGTAAGATTTTTATTAGGTATAGGAATAGGTGCAGACTACGTATTATCTCCTTTAGTTAATGCGGAGTACGCAAACAAAAAAGATAGAGGAAAATTAATGGCAATTTCTGGAGGTCTTATGTGGAATTTAGGGGCATTATTATCAGTTATTACAGTTCTAGTTTTATCAACGTTTTTACCCTCAGATTTACTTTGGAGAATTTCATTAGCTTTAGGCTCACTTCCAGCATTAATTGTAATTTATGCAAGAAGAAAATTTCCAGAAACTCCGAGATATTTACTTTACATTAAGGGAGATTTAAAGAGTTTAAATAAGTTTTATGATATAAAATTAACTGAAACTCCTCAAAGTAACGTAAACTGGAGTATACTAATAATACCTCTTATCTTAGCTTCAGCAACCTGGTATCTTTTTGATGTATCAGCTTATGCTGGAGTGTTCTTTGGGCCAAACGTTATAGCAAAAAGTATTGGGGTAAATGGAATTATATTTGAGTTAATAGTTTTAACAATATTTGCTATTCCCGGTAACGTTATAAGCGCATTTTTTGCTGATAGAGCTGGAAGAAAACCACTGCAAACAATAGGATTTTTAGGTATGGGAGTCTTTATTATAGCCTTTGCGATTATAGGTAGTAAATTAGCATTACCTCTTTATGGTATTTATAGCCTGATGGCTCAAGTAGGTCCAGGAACAATAGTTGGGTTTTGGGGAGTAGAACTTTTCCCTACTATGATTCGTAGTATAACTAGTGCCATTACAGTTATGTCAGGAAGATTAGGAGTAATAACTACCGCGCTATTATTTCCTTTAATTATCCATTCTTATGGAGTACAAAGTACTTTAATTGTCTTAGGAATACTAAGTCTGATTGCGTCGGCTTTAACTCTTTTCTTAAGGGAAACTAAAGATAAGAGTTTAGACGAATTGGAGTTATTGAGAGAAAAAGTTTAG
- a CDS encoding molybdopterin oxidoreductase family protein, whose protein sequence is MRAIIFMGYNPLISMPNREKVERKLRSLDLLVVIDPFMTETAKIADYVLPAALWVEKEGSVANLDRLVKWRFKAIDPPGEAKPDYEILKELAEGFGYSFNSDPKEVFEEMKKVSPTYSNLSLDEIMDYSSNSRYPNHEVSLYEEKFNTEDGKARFIFREQHEVKNGMILITVRNVTRYNTDVVTGRIPGFGVYSTPIYISSDDATELKIRDSEEVSVISNCGKMNFKVKISNEVPKGVAMMYMHDPKVNYVVCDDLDESGAPKYKYTEIKIEKL, encoded by the coding sequence ATAAGAGCGATAATATTCATGGGTTATAATCCTTTAATTAGTATGCCTAATAGAGAAAAAGTTGAAAGAAAACTAAGAAGCTTAGATCTCTTAGTTGTCATTGATCCTTTTATGACTGAAACTGCTAAAATAGCAGATTACGTTTTACCAGCTGCCTTATGGGTAGAAAAGGAAGGATCTGTAGCAAATTTAGATAGATTAGTAAAATGGAGATTCAAAGCCATAGATCCGCCAGGAGAAGCTAAACCGGACTACGAAATATTAAAAGAATTAGCTGAAGGATTTGGATATTCCTTTAATTCTGATCCTAAAGAAGTTTTTGAAGAAATGAAGAAAGTAAGTCCAACGTACTCTAATCTTTCCCTTGACGAAATAATGGACTATTCGTCTAATTCAAGATATCCTAATCATGAAGTTTCATTATATGAGGAAAAATTCAATACTGAGGATGGAAAAGCTAGATTCATTTTCAGAGAACAACATGAAGTTAAAAATGGAATGATATTAATAACAGTAAGAAATGTAACAAGATATAATACTGACGTAGTTACTGGAAGGATACCAGGATTTGGAGTGTATAGTACCCCTATATATATTAGTAGTGATGATGCTACGGAACTAAAGATAAGGGATAGTGAAGAAGTTAGCGTAATATCAAATTGCGGAAAAATGAATTTTAAGGTTAAAATTTCTAATGAAGTCCCAAAGGGAGTCGCAATGATGTATATGCACGATCCTAAGGTTAATTACGTAGTATGTGACGATTTAGATGAATCTGGAGCTCCAAAATATAAGTATACTGAAATAAAGATAGAGAAATTATAA